Proteins co-encoded in one Bradyrhizobium sp. 170 genomic window:
- a CDS encoding SDR family oxidoreductase: protein MNLGLEGKTALITAASGGIGRGIAEALADAGVRVAISGRTRAALEEVGGALAARAGGRPVIVVGDVCAQGGPAQIAADAAAALGGRIDILVNNAGGARPATGRVDDAFWDEAMTLNFLAARRLTDLIAPEMKARNWGRIVNISGALVAPKLNGAAPAKAALVSWSRTLSSELGPYGVTVNTIAPGRINSAQIQKLHPTEQSRADFIKQNIPAGYFGEPCDIGHLVAFLASPLARYINGAAIPVDGGAVRRV, encoded by the coding sequence ATGAACCTTGGGCTTGAAGGCAAGACCGCGCTCATAACCGCCGCCAGCGGCGGCATTGGTCGCGGCATCGCGGAGGCACTCGCAGACGCCGGTGTGCGCGTCGCCATCAGTGGACGCACCAGAGCTGCGCTGGAGGAGGTGGGCGGAGCGCTCGCCGCGCGTGCTGGCGGTCGCCCGGTGATCGTGGTGGGAGACGTTTGCGCGCAAGGCGGCCCAGCTCAAATCGCGGCTGACGCTGCGGCGGCACTAGGCGGTCGGATCGATATCCTCGTCAATAACGCCGGTGGCGCCCGTCCGGCCACCGGCAGGGTCGATGATGCCTTTTGGGACGAGGCAATGACGCTCAACTTCCTCGCGGCGCGTCGGCTGACCGATCTCATTGCCCCGGAGATGAAAGCCCGAAACTGGGGGCGGATCGTCAACATCTCGGGCGCGCTTGTCGCTCCTAAACTCAACGGAGCAGCGCCGGCCAAGGCGGCTCTCGTCAGCTGGTCAAGAACCCTTTCGTCAGAACTCGGTCCCTATGGCGTCACCGTGAACACGATCGCACCAGGTCGTATCAACTCGGCACAGATTCAAAAATTGCATCCCACAGAGCAATCGAGGGCGGACTTCATCAAGCAGAACATCCCCGCTGGCTACTTCGGGGAGCCTTGTGACATCGGGCATCTGGTGGCGTTTCTCGCCTCTCCGCTGGCCCGCTACATCAATGGCGCTGCGATCCCAGTCGATGGCGGCGCGGTGCGGCGAGTGTAG
- a CDS encoding HIT family protein, with protein MAAEHCELCRPENLLLEGSLAYVRFDNNSLSRGHVLVVPRRHVASYFDMTVAEKTEIQALLDRAQSKIAADLSPDGYNIGVNIGRAAGQNRMHVHVHLIPRYSGDVGDPSGGIRCVLSNK; from the coding sequence ATGGCCGCGGAGCATTGCGAATTGTGCCGGCCCGAGAATCTTCTGCTGGAGGGCTCTCTCGCTTACGTTCGGTTCGACAACAACAGCCTGAGCCGTGGCCATGTCCTGGTGGTTCCGCGCCGGCACGTTGCGAGCTACTTCGATATGACCGTCGCGGAAAAGACCGAAATTCAGGCACTGCTCGATCGCGCGCAGAGCAAGATTGCGGCAGATCTTTCGCCGGATGGCTACAACATCGGCGTGAACATCGGCCGAGCCGCCGGGCAGAACCGAATGCACGTCCATGTGCACCTGATACCGAGATATAGCGGTGATGTCGGTGATCCGAGTGGCGGCATCAGGTGCGTCCTCTCGAACAAATGA
- a CDS encoding GNAT family N-acetyltransferase, giving the protein MTDPVKKLAPTLREATEKDLPAILAIYNEVIATSTAVYSLEPSTLEERRAWYRSRSSMGFPVLVATGSIDGDVLGFSSFGEWRGTWPGYRYTVEHTVHVRHDVRGGGAGRALVEALFPRALALGKHVMIGGIDATNNASIRFHERLGFERVAAFREVGHKFGRWLDLLFVQRFLDAPGSTRS; this is encoded by the coding sequence ATGACTGACCCAGTTAAGAAGCTGGCGCCAACTCTCCGCGAAGCTACCGAAAAAGATCTTCCGGCGATCCTGGCGATCTACAACGAGGTGATCGCCACCTCTACGGCGGTGTACAGTCTGGAGCCGTCGACGCTAGAGGAACGGCGGGCCTGGTATCGCTCTCGGTCCTCAATGGGCTTTCCCGTGCTTGTCGCGACAGGTTCGATTGATGGTGACGTCCTCGGGTTTTCCTCATTCGGAGAATGGAGAGGCACGTGGCCGGGATATCGGTACACGGTCGAGCATACTGTTCATGTCCGGCACGATGTTCGCGGCGGAGGAGCCGGCCGCGCTCTTGTCGAGGCTTTGTTTCCGCGTGCGCTTGCGTTGGGCAAGCATGTGATGATCGGAGGCATTGACGCCACGAACAACGCCTCCATCCGTTTCCATGAGCGCCTTGGTTTCGAGCGTGTTGCTGCTTTTCGCGAGGTCGGACACAAATTTGGCCGCTGGCTCGATCTATTATTCGTGCAGCGGTTTCTCGACGCGCCTGGCTCCACGCGATCCTGA
- a CDS encoding DMT family transporter, whose amino-acid sequence MASGLSSRSAAVLLAAVVLAWGTNWPVTKMIVQDVTPLWATALRCVIAAAVLAPLLWLQGDFIIPRRGDLPVVFCTAVLHLVAFSALVAAGLQFVPAGRAIVLGYTTPLWVAIGAAMILSEHITRWRAIGIVCGLAGLAVIFNPRTLNWGDRDALFGSGLILLAAFCWAGNIVYVRAHKWISTPFQLVFWQVLLAAALLSTIAWITEGAPQIVWTARLAALMLYSGIVCTAFANWAMTMVNRSLPAVTTSLCLLATPLLGIISATVMLNEPLEPSLFLAMTLIIGGIALGTVAGGWPQRVAEAKR is encoded by the coding sequence ATGGCCAGTGGACTTTCAAGCCGCAGCGCGGCGGTGCTGCTTGCCGCGGTCGTGCTCGCATGGGGGACGAACTGGCCGGTGACGAAGATGATCGTCCAGGACGTCACCCCGCTTTGGGCGACGGCGCTGCGCTGCGTGATTGCCGCCGCGGTGCTTGCGCCGCTGCTATGGCTGCAGGGCGATTTCATCATCCCCCGGCGCGGCGACCTGCCGGTCGTGTTCTGCACCGCGGTCCTGCATCTGGTGGCGTTTTCGGCGCTGGTCGCCGCCGGGCTGCAATTCGTGCCGGCGGGCAGGGCGATCGTGCTCGGCTACACCACGCCGCTATGGGTCGCGATCGGCGCCGCCATGATCCTGTCGGAGCACATCACGCGCTGGCGCGCGATCGGCATCGTGTGTGGTTTGGCGGGCCTCGCAGTCATCTTCAATCCGCGGACGCTGAACTGGGGCGACCGCGACGCGCTGTTCGGCAGCGGCCTGATTCTGCTTGCCGCATTCTGCTGGGCCGGCAACATCGTCTACGTCCGGGCGCACAAATGGATTTCGACGCCCTTTCAGCTCGTGTTCTGGCAGGTATTGCTGGCGGCCGCGCTGCTCTCGACCATCGCCTGGATCACGGAAGGCGCGCCGCAAATCGTGTGGACCGCGCGTCTCGCCGCCCTGATGCTCTATAGCGGGATCGTCTGCACGGCGTTCGCCAACTGGGCGATGACGATGGTGAACCGGAGCCTGCCCGCCGTCACCACCTCGCTGTGCCTGCTGGCAACGCCGCTGCTCGGGATCATCAGCGCAACCGTGATGCTGAACGAGCCGCTCGAGCCGTCGCTGTTTCTGGCGATGACGCTGATCATCGGCGGCATCGCGCTCGGCACCGTCGCGGGCGGATGGCCGCAGCGCGTAGCCGAGGCAAAGCGCTAG
- a CDS encoding PLP-dependent aminotransferase family protein translates to MTGPVMDELLPGMLHLSRDGSDTLMRQLTDQLRGLITDGRLAPGRRLPSSRHLAQSLDVSRNTVSFAIEQLAAEGYLSLSAGRRPAVAKGLSLDGGKPPLPGNGAAGRLKLSSWARDLHITNWPPVHAGRPRPFQPGLADEREFPHDLWSRHLRRAARNALSRQDRSINHPPLQQALLQHLAVHRGIKAKPAQILIVPTAQAGLTLVANALLERGDHAWIESPGYGGAHVALRAAGAIVSAIPLDAQGMTVGARKHGPRLIFVTPSHQYPTGRLMPIGRRLELLRFAEATSACIIEDDYDGEFHYEARPVAALQGLAPSPHIFYLGTFSKSTYADIRIGYLVVPEALIDVFEIAQRHMGMLTSIAMQEALADFISSGAYLGHIRRVTRLYKGRRDRMLHALAAEAGDRLSVEPPAGGMQLLARCNGPANDQKLSARLLEAGVVSRPLSDMLYHRTGERGLFLGFAAWNEKEIDQAARILGRIVR, encoded by the coding sequence ATGACAGGGCCAGTTATGGACGAGCTGTTGCCCGGAATGCTCCATCTGTCGCGCGACGGCAGCGACACGCTGATGCGCCAGCTCACCGACCAGTTGCGCGGGCTGATCACGGACGGCCGCCTCGCGCCCGGCCGACGTCTGCCGTCGAGCCGGCATCTGGCGCAATCGCTCGACGTGTCGCGCAACACCGTCTCGTTTGCGATCGAGCAATTGGCCGCGGAAGGCTATCTGAGCCTTTCGGCCGGCCGTCGTCCGGCGGTGGCCAAAGGCCTGTCGCTCGACGGCGGCAAACCGCCATTGCCGGGCAACGGCGCCGCCGGCCGTTTGAAGCTGTCGTCCTGGGCGCGCGACCTGCACATCACGAACTGGCCGCCTGTCCATGCCGGGCGTCCGCGGCCGTTCCAGCCGGGGCTGGCGGATGAGCGGGAATTCCCGCACGACCTCTGGAGCCGCCATCTGCGGCGGGCGGCGCGCAACGCGTTGTCGCGGCAGGATAGATCCATCAACCATCCGCCGCTGCAGCAGGCGCTGTTGCAGCACCTGGCGGTACATCGCGGGATCAAGGCCAAGCCGGCCCAGATCCTGATCGTGCCGACCGCCCAGGCCGGCCTGACGCTGGTCGCCAATGCGCTGCTCGAGCGGGGCGATCACGCCTGGATCGAAAGCCCCGGCTATGGCGGCGCCCATGTCGCGCTGCGGGCCGCCGGCGCCATCGTCTCGGCCATTCCGCTCGATGCGCAAGGCATGACGGTCGGCGCACGCAAGCACGGCCCTCGCCTGATCTTCGTCACCCCGTCGCACCAGTACCCGACGGGGCGGCTGATGCCGATCGGCCGACGCCTCGAACTTCTTCGTTTTGCCGAAGCTACCAGCGCCTGCATCATCGAGGACGACTATGACGGCGAATTCCACTACGAAGCGCGCCCGGTGGCCGCGTTGCAGGGGCTCGCGCCGTCGCCACACATTTTCTATCTCGGCACATTCTCGAAGTCGACCTATGCGGACATCCGCATCGGCTACCTTGTCGTGCCCGAAGCGCTGATCGATGTGTTCGAGATCGCGCAGCGGCACATGGGCATGCTGACGTCGATTGCGATGCAGGAAGCGCTGGCCGATTTCATCAGTTCAGGCGCTTATCTCGGCCACATCAGAAGAGTGACGCGGCTCTACAAAGGCCGGCGCGACCGCATGCTGCACGCGCTTGCCGCTGAAGCCGGCGACCGTCTCAGCGTCGAGCCTCCGGCCGGCGGAATGCAATTGCTGGCGCGATGCAATGGGCCGGCGAACGACCAGAAACTGTCAGCGCGGCTGCTCGAAGCCGGCGTCGTCAGCCGGCCGCTGTCAGACATGCTGTATCACAGGACGGGTGAGCGCGGCCTGTTTCTCGGCTTCGCGGCATGGAATGAAAAGGAGATCGACCAGGCCGCGCGCATCCTTGGCCGGATCGTCCGCTAG
- a CDS encoding mechanosensitive ion channel domain-containing protein, which produces MSLKLLSSILFASALLIVPAFAQPGAAPAAPAADKADVLSPDQAKRALETLSDDKKRAQVIETLRAIANASQPPQAAAAEPKSAIPLTADSLGAQLLLSVSEQVGEISREVADIARTLTHFRAFYYWFVRTANDPSAYHQLLDIAWKLALVFICAFAAEWLVFRLIKRPVALLEARLPQMAQAPVQTLAVSDPPSSAADVAAAPALQRRRLSLARTWQSLVRLPFVLGRLVLELLPVLVFIGVATMLLGTGIGDLSTTRLVILAVVNAYALSRALICVVRALAGPFGLFRVRAETAAYIEIWARRIVTVAVSGIAFANVALLLGLHRAGYAALLRMVMLVVHLFVVVVILQCRRQVADAIRAPAGRAGAAARVRNRVAGLWHYLAIALDLALWTVWALNIRNGYALLLQYFVGTVAVALIARLATILVLSLIDRGFRISPDLLRRFPGLETRANRYLPLLRNIVSTVIGFIGLVALLEVWGVDAIVWFYGGQIGSRLLSAVVTVGIAALAAAAIWEISNALLDRKINALSREGHYARAARLRTFQPMLRTALLCVIVIVVGLTALSEIGVNVAPLLAGAGIVGIAIGFGSQKLVQDLITGLFLLLENTVQVGDNVTLSGLSGVVENVSIRTLRLRSGDGSVHIVPFSAVTTITNSSRGAGNAAVSVNVSYKEDTDRAGQILKDIVTEMRREPEFQHLIRGDLELWGVDKVDGSMASIVGQIRCTDAGRWPVQREFNRRMKRRFQECGVEIAPTAQTILMQVPAPAAAEVAANATPRRAAG; this is translated from the coding sequence GTGTCGCTCAAACTCCTGTCGTCGATTCTCTTCGCCAGCGCCTTGCTTATTGTTCCGGCTTTCGCTCAGCCCGGCGCTGCCCCGGCTGCCCCTGCCGCCGATAAGGCTGACGTGCTTTCGCCCGATCAGGCGAAGCGGGCGCTCGAGACCCTTTCCGACGACAAGAAGCGCGCGCAGGTCATCGAGACGCTGCGTGCGATCGCCAATGCCTCGCAGCCGCCGCAAGCCGCGGCAGCCGAGCCGAAATCCGCGATACCGCTGACGGCGGACAGCCTTGGCGCACAGCTCCTGCTTTCGGTGTCAGAGCAGGTCGGCGAGATCTCGCGCGAGGTCGCCGACATTGCGCGGACGCTGACGCATTTCCGGGCGTTCTATTACTGGTTCGTGCGGACCGCCAACGATCCGTCCGCCTATCATCAACTGCTCGATATCGCCTGGAAGCTGGCGCTGGTGTTCATCTGCGCTTTTGCGGCCGAGTGGCTGGTGTTCCGCCTGATCAAACGGCCGGTGGCGCTCCTGGAAGCGCGGCTTCCGCAAATGGCGCAGGCCCCGGTGCAGACGCTGGCGGTATCCGATCCGCCATCGTCTGCGGCAGACGTTGCCGCGGCACCCGCGCTGCAACGGCGGCGCCTCAGCCTGGCGCGCACCTGGCAGTCGCTGGTCAGGCTGCCCTTCGTGCTGGGACGTCTCGTGCTTGAATTGCTCCCGGTGCTCGTCTTCATCGGCGTCGCCACGATGTTGCTGGGCACCGGAATCGGCGATCTCTCAACCACGCGGCTTGTGATCCTTGCTGTCGTCAATGCCTATGCGCTGTCCCGCGCGCTGATCTGCGTCGTGCGGGCGCTGGCCGGACCGTTCGGCCTGTTTCGCGTTCGCGCCGAAACCGCCGCCTATATCGAGATATGGGCGCGGCGCATCGTCACCGTCGCGGTCTCGGGCATCGCCTTCGCCAACGTGGCGCTGCTGCTGGGCCTGCACCGCGCCGGCTACGCAGCGCTGCTGCGCATGGTGATGCTGGTCGTGCATCTCTTTGTCGTCGTCGTCATCCTGCAGTGCCGCCGCCAGGTCGCCGACGCCATCCGCGCGCCGGCCGGCCGCGCCGGCGCTGCGGCCAGGGTGCGCAATCGCGTCGCCGGCCTCTGGCATTATCTGGCGATTGCGCTCGACCTCGCATTGTGGACGGTGTGGGCGCTGAACATCCGCAATGGCTACGCGCTGCTGCTGCAGTATTTCGTCGGCACCGTTGCGGTCGCACTGATCGCTCGTCTCGCCACCATCCTGGTGTTGAGCCTGATCGACCGCGGCTTTCGCATCAGCCCGGATCTGTTGCGCCGCTTCCCGGGCCTGGAGACCCGCGCCAACCGCTATCTGCCGCTGTTGCGCAACATCGTCTCGACGGTGATTGGCTTCATCGGCCTCGTCGCGCTGCTGGAGGTCTGGGGCGTCGACGCCATCGTCTGGTTCTATGGCGGCCAGATCGGCAGCCGGTTGCTGTCGGCGGTGGTGACCGTCGGCATTGCCGCGCTCGCTGCGGCGGCGATCTGGGAAATCAGCAACGCGCTGCTGGATCGCAAGATCAATGCGCTTTCGCGCGAGGGCCATTACGCGCGCGCGGCGCGGCTGCGCACCTTTCAGCCGATGCTGCGAACGGCGTTGCTGTGCGTGATCGTCATCGTGGTTGGCCTCACCGCGCTAAGCGAAATCGGCGTCAATGTCGCGCCATTGCTCGCCGGCGCCGGCATCGTCGGCATCGCCATCGGCTTCGGCTCGCAGAAACTGGTGCAGGATCTCATCACCGGGCTGTTTCTCCTGCTCGAAAACACCGTCCAGGTCGGCGACAATGTCACGCTGTCAGGCCTGTCGGGCGTGGTGGAAAACGTCTCGATCCGCACCCTTCGCCTGCGCTCCGGCGACGGCTCGGTGCACATCGTGCCGTTCAGCGCGGTGACGACGATCACCAATTCGAGCCGCGGCGCCGGCAACGCGGCCGTCAGCGTCAACGTCTCCTACAAGGAAGACACTGACCGCGCCGGCCAGATACTCAAGGACATCGTCACCGAGATGCGCCGCGAGCCGGAATTCCAGCACCTGATCCGCGGCGATCTCGAACTGTGGGGCGTCGACAAGGTGGACGGCTCGATGGCCTCGATCGTCGGTCAGATTCGCTGCACCGATGCCGGCCGCTGGCCGGTGCAGCGGGAATTCAACCGCCGCATGAAGCGGCGATTCCAGGAATGCGGCGTGGAAATCGCGCCTACAGCTCAAACCATTCTCATGCAGGTTCCGGCGCCCGCGGCTGCCGAGGTGGCCGCGAATGCGACGCCGAGGCGCGCGGCCGGCTAG
- a CDS encoding nitronate monooxygenase has product MPAIDLLSRFRDRLSLPLIAAPMFLVSGTDLVVAACRNGVIGSFPTVNCRSPEQLDEWLTDIDIRLKAHANASGKPSAPVCANLIVHRSNARLGQDLEVLLRHQPEMVITSVGSPAPVIGPLHDAGALVFADVASIRHAERAVAAGVDGLVLLTAGAGGQTGWLNPFAFVRAVRAFFDGPLVLAGGIADGHALRAAQALGCDLAYMGTKFIATRESMADVRYKELLVASSADDILLTSAFTGLQTSMLRPSIEAAGLDPDNLPLRGAIDIGKDIDIGARENRPKRWKDIWSAGHSVSGVTELLSVDELVARTSAEFREAAARVRLD; this is encoded by the coding sequence TTGCCAGCAATCGATCTGCTTTCGCGCTTCCGCGACCGCCTCAGCCTGCCGCTGATCGCGGCGCCGATGTTTCTCGTTTCCGGCACAGACCTTGTGGTAGCCGCGTGCCGCAACGGCGTGATCGGTTCGTTTCCGACGGTGAACTGCCGCAGTCCCGAACAACTGGACGAGTGGCTGACGGATATCGATATCAGGTTGAAGGCGCATGCGAATGCAAGCGGCAAACCGTCAGCCCCGGTCTGCGCCAACCTGATCGTGCATCGCTCCAATGCGCGGCTGGGGCAGGATCTTGAGGTGCTGCTGCGGCACCAGCCCGAAATGGTGATCACCTCGGTCGGTTCGCCCGCGCCGGTAATAGGACCGTTGCATGACGCCGGTGCGCTGGTGTTTGCCGACGTCGCCTCGATCCGCCATGCCGAGCGTGCCGTTGCCGCGGGTGTGGACGGGCTTGTACTGCTGACGGCCGGCGCCGGCGGCCAGACCGGCTGGCTCAATCCCTTCGCGTTCGTGCGCGCGGTGCGGGCGTTCTTCGACGGTCCCTTGGTGTTGGCGGGCGGCATCGCCGACGGTCACGCGTTGCGCGCCGCGCAGGCGCTCGGCTGCGATCTCGCCTACATGGGCACAAAATTCATCGCCACGCGCGAGAGCATGGCGGATGTCAGATACAAGGAGTTGCTGGTTGCGAGCAGCGCCGACGATATCCTGCTGACGTCGGCCTTCACGGGATTGCAGACCAGCATGCTGCGGCCGTCGATCGAGGCCGCCGGACTTGATCCGGATAATCTGCCGCTGCGCGGCGCGATCGACATCGGCAAGGACATCGACATCGGCGCCCGCGAGAACCGTCCAAAACGCTGGAAGGATATCTGGAGCGCGGGACATTCCGTCTCGGGCGTAACGGAGCTGCTTTCGGTCGATGAGCTGGTGGCGCGCACGTCAGCGGAATTTCGCGAGGCCGCCGCGCGCGTCAGACTTGATTAG
- a CDS encoding AMP-binding protein, translating to MSNPLYAFPAACEQTLRALARYPERTAFSWPGGSITYRGATEMIGRIQSVFTQLGFAPGTRIAFLTANRADTWCAGCAAQLSQFAITWLHPLGSLDDQLFQLEDSEAQILVVDGVTFRDRGGELAARASGLKTVFTLGPADYGADLLQAIEAAGSATARNFAGPDDIATLNYTGGTTGKSKGALRHHREYGGWANAILADFEIPDTPSYLTVAPISHVAGTKILPTLMRGGTVHMLKGFDPEAVFETIEREKINFTLFVPTMIYVMLDHPSLDKTDLSSLELLLYGASAMSPSRLVEGIERIGPVFSQLYGQTECYPVSVLRKADHDPRTPELFLSCGFPIAACQVKILDNDDQEVATGEAGEICVRGSHVMAEYWKRPDATAETLRSGWLHTGDIARFDERGYMFILDRKKDMIVSGGFNIFPREVEDVLSQHADVAMVAVVGVPDDKWGEAVTAVIVAREGAKPNADELINLVKAKKGSAHAPKHIKFVTELPMTGVGKVDKKVLKAGFWTGRDRMVG from the coding sequence ATGAGCAATCCGCTCTATGCGTTTCCGGCGGCGTGCGAACAGACCTTGCGGGCGCTGGCGCGCTACCCCGAGCGGACCGCGTTCAGTTGGCCGGGCGGATCGATCACCTATCGCGGCGCGACCGAGATGATCGGCCGCATCCAGAGCGTCTTCACGCAACTGGGCTTTGCGCCCGGCACCCGCATCGCGTTTCTCACCGCCAACCGTGCCGACACCTGGTGCGCCGGCTGCGCCGCGCAACTGTCGCAGTTTGCCATCACCTGGCTGCATCCGCTGGGGTCGCTGGACGACCAACTGTTTCAGCTGGAAGATTCCGAAGCGCAGATACTGGTCGTCGACGGCGTCACGTTCCGCGATCGCGGCGGCGAGCTCGCCGCGAGGGCATCAGGCCTGAAAACCGTCTTCACACTCGGCCCGGCCGACTACGGCGCCGATCTGCTGCAGGCGATCGAAGCGGCAGGCAGCGCCACCGCACGCAACTTCGCCGGGCCTGACGATATCGCCACGCTCAATTACACCGGCGGCACCACCGGCAAATCCAAGGGCGCGCTACGCCATCACCGTGAGTATGGCGGTTGGGCCAACGCGATCCTGGCCGATTTCGAAATTCCGGATACCCCGAGCTATCTGACGGTGGCGCCGATCAGCCATGTCGCGGGGACCAAAATTCTGCCGACGCTGATGCGCGGCGGCACTGTGCACATGCTGAAGGGATTTGATCCTGAAGCCGTGTTCGAGACCATCGAGCGCGAGAAGATCAACTTTACGCTGTTCGTGCCGACGATGATCTACGTCATGCTCGATCATCCCTCCCTCGACAAGACCGACCTCTCCTCGCTCGAACTGTTGCTGTATGGCGCTTCCGCGATGTCACCGAGCCGGCTGGTCGAGGGCATCGAGCGCATCGGGCCGGTGTTCTCGCAGCTTTACGGCCAGACCGAGTGCTATCCGGTGTCGGTGCTGCGCAAGGCGGATCATGACCCCAGGACGCCGGAGCTGTTCCTGTCCTGCGGATTTCCGATCGCCGCGTGTCAGGTCAAGATTCTCGACAATGACGACCAGGAAGTCGCCACCGGCGAGGCCGGCGAGATCTGCGTTCGCGGCAGCCACGTGATGGCCGAATACTGGAAGCGGCCGGACGCGACGGCGGAAACGCTGAGGAGCGGCTGGCTGCACACCGGCGACATCGCGCGGTTCGACGAGCGCGGCTACATGTTCATCCTCGACCGCAAGAAGGACATGATCGTCTCCGGCGGCTTCAACATCTTTCCGCGCGAGGTCGAGGATGTGTTGTCGCAGCATGCCGACGTCGCGATGGTCGCCGTGGTCGGCGTCCCCGACGACAAATGGGGCGAGGCCGTCACCGCCGTGATCGTGGCCCGCGAAGGTGCGAAGCCGAATGCGGATGAGCTGATCAACCTGGTGAAGGCCAAGAAGGGCTCGGCGCACGCGCCAAAACACATCAAGTTCGTCACCGAGTTGCCGATGACCGGCGTCGGCAAGGTCGACAAGAAAGTACTGAAGGCCGGCTTCTGGACCGGCCGGGATCGGATGGTGGGATAG
- the minE gene encoding cell division topological specificity factor MinE codes for MSMRLLRLFGGREKTAPVARERLQILLAHERGLLGQSDLLVTLREEILAVVSKHIQLDPDKVMVKLERGKAVSTLEVDIEVPNNFDKAKAAIERRMAG; via the coding sequence ATGAGCATGAGGCTGCTGCGGCTGTTCGGCGGCCGCGAAAAGACGGCCCCGGTTGCGCGGGAGCGGCTGCAGATTCTGCTGGCGCACGAGCGCGGGCTGCTCGGCCAGTCCGACCTGCTGGTCACGCTGCGGGAGGAGATTCTCGCGGTGGTGTCGAAACACATACAGCTCGATCCCGACAAGGTGATGGTCAAGCTGGAGCGGGGCAAGGCCGTCTCGACGCTGGAAGTCGACATCGAAGTGCCCAACAATTTCGACAAGGCGAAGGCGGCCATCGAGAGGCGCATGGCCGGCTAG
- the minD gene encoding septum site-determining protein MinD codes for MAKVLVVTSGKGGVGKTTSTAALGAALAQGGQNVVVVDFDVGLRNLDLVMGAERRVVFDLINVVQGVAKLPQALIRDKRLENLWLLPASQTRDKDALTDEGVGRVIAELRSRFDWILCDSPAGIERGATLAMRYADEAVIVTNPEVSSVRDSDRIIGMLDSKTVRAERGERVEKHVLITRYDPARAARGEMLNIDDILEILATPLLGIIPESQDVLKASNVGTPVTLNNAESAPARAYIDASRRLMGEQVAMVVPAERKGFMDRLLGRRAA; via the coding sequence ATGGCCAAGGTCCTGGTCGTTACCTCAGGCAAGGGAGGCGTTGGAAAGACCACCTCTACCGCCGCGCTCGGTGCGGCGCTTGCCCAGGGCGGGCAAAACGTCGTGGTGGTCGATTTCGACGTCGGCTTGCGCAACCTCGATCTCGTGATGGGCGCCGAACGCCGCGTGGTGTTCGACCTCATCAACGTGGTGCAGGGCGTCGCCAAGCTGCCGCAGGCCTTGATCCGCGACAAGCGCCTCGAAAATCTCTGGCTGCTCCCGGCCTCCCAGACGCGGGACAAGGATGCGCTGACCGACGAGGGCGTCGGCCGCGTCATCGCCGAGCTCAGGAGCCGGTTCGACTGGATCCTGTGCGACAGCCCGGCCGGCATCGAGCGCGGCGCGACGCTCGCCATGCGCTATGCCGACGAAGCCGTCATCGTCACCAATCCCGAGGTTTCCTCGGTGCGCGATTCCGACCGCATCATCGGCATGCTCGATTCAAAGACGGTGAGGGCGGAGCGCGGCGAGCGCGTGGAAAAACACGTGCTGATCACCCGCTACGATCCGGCGCGCGCGGCGCGCGGCGAGATGCTCAATATCGACGACATCCTGGAAATCCTCGCGACACCTTTGCTCGGCATCATCCCCGAGAGCCAGGATGTCCTGAAGGCGTCCAACGTCGGCACGCCGGTGACGCTCAACAATGCCGAGAGCGCGCCGGCCCGCGCCTATATCGACGCCTCGCGCCGCCTGATGGGCGAGCAAGTCGCCATGGTCGTGCCGGCCGAGCGCAAGGGTTTCATGGATCGGCTACTGGGTCGGAGGGCCGCATGA